The following nucleotide sequence is from Alkalihalobacillus sp. LMS39.
AACTAGTAAAAATAATTTTCCTCATTCTGTTTCTCCCCACTTCTAGTTATCTTTAATATAAAAGTATATCATATTTTTCGGTTTTGTAATACTAATGACCTATTATTATTTGTGCTAAGCAGACTTAACTATTGATGATATGTTTAATATGATAAAAATGCCCATTCATTGAGTACTATTCGTGATATTATAGTCCTATGACATATTATATGATTTCAGAAGGGAAGAAAATGAATGAAGAAGATGTTTTGTAGTAGTTTGTTTTTACTTATTATTTTAATGGGCTGTAATGATGAGGCCTATAATAATGCCATTGAAAAAGGTCTTGATTATATAGCAAGCGAAGAATTTCAAAAAGCTGAAGGAGCATTTGAACTCGCTTTGGGTGAGAAGAAAGATGATGGGAAAGCAACTGCTTTATTAGAACAAACAAAATTATATCAAGAAGCGCTAGAAGCTTTTGAAGACGCAAACTTTGAAAAAGCTACCGATAAATCTGAGCTAGTTATGATACAAACAGAAGGCTCAAATGCATTAATAAAAAAAGCAGAAGAAATATTATCAGCAATTGAAGGCTTACAAACAACTTTAACTGAGATAACCGAGAAATATGAATTGGCGATGCAATATTATGAAGAAAACGAATATGAAAAGTCAACTATAACATTGGAAGAATTATTAAGTACTAATTTAAGTCATCCGATTTTTCATACCGTTCAAAAGGACGTTGAAGCGTTACAAAATGATATCGAAACAGCTGTGATTGCGAAGGAAAATGAAGAAAGAGAAAAAGCAGAACGGGAGGCTGCTATAGAGGCACAGGAACAAAAAGAACAGCAAACTACTAAAATTAATCTAACGGCTGACCAAGCGTTGAACATAATTAAAAATTTATATGACTGGCCTTCAACAACTACATTTGATTTAAACCCTACTGTAATAGAATGGGGAGAAGAAAGCTACTATGGAATTTACGTGGATACACATGTAGATGAAAGTAATTCTTCAAAAAGTTCTTTACTAGTAGATGCTAATGATGGTTCTGTTTATGATAATAGTCGTGGAGATTTGATACCGGTAAATTAGTGTGCAAGCTATATTGTTATTATATTCCTACTATGTTGAGGAGCTTAATATCGGTTGGCTGCTCCTATAGAGATTGGAGTTAGTCGTAGAAAAAAGAACTGGAGGGGAGAGCGGGCATAAAAAACTCGACGTGTAGGGTTAGTCACAGCTAATCCAAATGATTATGACATTTGAATGCGAAGTTGACTCACCTGGATAATCTCTTACTAAACTGCATGAGTATGGTTTAAATGGGAACATTCAAGGGTCCATGACACTTACAGATGAACTCCGTGACTATAGCATGTCGTTGTGTAAACAGTCTGAGGACAACCTAAGTTGTCCTCGTTACTTTCGGTTGACAATGATAATACCAGTAGCAACAAAAACTAGTCCAGCAAGGACAAAGAGATGAATGGGTTCTTGAAGTAATAGACTAGATAGAAATACGCCAAAGACTGGGATTAAGAAAAGGAAAACCGACACCTTCCCCACCTTGTTGTATTTCATAATATTATTCCATAAGATGAATCCGACGGCTGATAATAAAGCTAAATACAATAGCATCATGAAAGCCTGAATCGTAAACGTAAAAGGAAAGAAGCCAGCTGAAAATATGCCGATAAGTAATAACCCTATTGCTCCTACTAGCATTTGATATGAAGTAAGGTTTGCAACATCCATTTTAGTAGTACCATTTTTCGCCAAAATATTGCCAAAAGCTGCGGAGACCATCGCGAGTAATAATAAGATCTCCCCAATCCCTATATTTAATGTTAATGCACCTTGTGTAATATTAACGAAAATGACCCCTATAAAGCCAATTAATAATCCAAATACTTTTCTCCAATTAATCAGGTCATCTTTATACATAAAGTGGGCAAGAATTATTTGAAAAAAAGATGTTGTTCCTGCAATAATCGATCCTTGAATACCTGTACTTAAGCTTAGTCCTATGTAAAATAATATGTATTGTAAAAAGGTTTGAAAAAAACCTATAGAAGCGATGGTTTGCAATTGTCCTTTTTGAAAATCTAGTTTTCTTTTTGTTATGTATAAAAAAAGCAAGACAAGGAGAGCAGCAAGGAAAAAGCGATAGCCAGCAAATAAAATTTGCTCACCAATTTCATGTGGATGGATGTCTAAAAGCTCATAGCTCAGCTTAAGGACAGGGAAAGCACTGCCCCATAAAAAGGTAGCTCCTCCTGCTGCAATTAAAATTCCCCATTTGCTTGTAAAAAATTTCTCAGCGGTCATGTCGCACTTCCTTCTTGTTCATATTGAAACATAAAACAGAGTATACTACATAACAAACTGAAAGTAATAAAAGAAAGATTGATCCAATTCGGAATATGAAAAAAAGTGCCTGACCTCTGATGCGTGTAATCCTTTACAGCGCTTGGGTCAGGCACTTTTTTTACGAGATTCTTAATATTATAATTTAATAAGCATTCCCTTTGTCATCGATATAAACAGACTTAATTACCGTACGTTGGAACTTATCTCCAGTTGGTGTGACGCCTTCGATGTCGACAGTCATGTTATAAGATCCTTCTTCACTGTATGGGATAACAATTTGATTGTTTTCATTATTCCTTTTGGATTGTCTGTAATCTCTCATGCGATGGCCGATTTTTTTGTTGGTATTTCCTTTCTCAGGGACGAAATGAATGTCATAAAATAATGTAAATGGCGTGTTTCCACGACTGTTTCCTGGTCCGATGTCGGCAACATTTTTCCAATTTTTTTTGTTGCCGTCTTCCTTGAATTTGATTTGCTTGTTTAATTTTGAATCAAAGCTTACGAGCAAGGCATAGGCGGATTTTTCCTCTGTATGAGTACGGATTTTCCATTCCCCTTTTTTAGGATTGTCAATTTCTAAGACATGGTGCCATGCTCCTTGAAAAAATTCTGTATCCTGTACGCTTTTGACGTTATATGTTTTTCTTTCTTTTTTTCCTGGACGGATGAGTTCGACCGAATCAAGCTCAGTGGCACTCATCCAGTTGATTGTAATCTTCTTTACGTCATTTTCTACATAAAATGTCTCTTCTGCAAAACCGTCTTGAGCTCCGCCTCTCACTAGGAAATCGAGTTCTTCTTGATTTGTCCGCTCAGAGAAATCGTGTAGAGCTACAGCTTCCATCGGTTTAGAGATTTGGACTTTATTGTTAAATAGAGGGAAAGAATTGGAGCCATGGCGAACTTCTCCGTGATTCCAGTTCCGAACAGCCAGTTCTTCGGCGTATGGTAGACGTGTACTCGCAACGGAGACAACACCGTCACTAGCTCCAGGGATAATGGTACCTCCAAACCAGTAATTACTAAAGAGTGGTCCAGCACGATTCCCTGCAATACTGTAGTACCTATTTTGTTGTACTTGCCATTTGCTATCTGTCATCGCTCTAAAGTGATTCATTACTCCAGTTTGCAAGCTTTGCGTTCCTTCATTGTCTTGACCGATTAAAGCAGCCAGCCATCCGAGGCTAGAACTGTT
It contains:
- a CDS encoding alpha/beta fold hydrolase — encoded protein: MLFKKKVPILTVVVTLFMTLLFQTVGFSRSLFEETFNGEGTNNPGTIHIGTLPAKPDPNKPVLVFVQGLTNNSTIWYEGNNMYSLAQQQGFETAFVELYDSAGTPKSYWDNGALLADQLEQISEYFGGKKLVIVGYSKGGVDAQVALIHEGKHHLVSDVVTIASPHWGSELADLANSSSLGWLAALIGQDNEGTQSLQTGVMNHFRAMTDSKWQVQQNRYYSIAGNRAGPLFSNYWFGGTIIPGASDGVVSVASTRLPYAEELAVRNWNHGEVRHGSNSFPLFNNKVQISKPMEAVALHDFSERTNQEELDFLVRGGAQDGFAEETFYVENDVKKITINWMSATELDSVELIRPGKKERKTYNVKSVQDTEFFQGAWHHVLEIDNPKKGEWKIRTHTEEKSAYALLVSFDSKLNKQIKFKEDGNKKNWKNVADIGPGNSRGNTPFTLFYDIHFVPEKGNTNKKIGHRMRDYRQSKRNNENNQIVIPYSEEGSYNMTVDIEGVTPTGDKFQRTVIKSVYIDDKGNAY
- a CDS encoding DMT family transporter, translating into MTAEKFFTSKWGILIAAGGATFLWGSAFPVLKLSYELLDIHPHEIGEQILFAGYRFFLAALLVLLFLYITKRKLDFQKGQLQTIASIGFFQTFLQYILFYIGLSLSTGIQGSIIAGTTSFFQIILAHFMYKDDLINWRKVFGLLIGFIGVIFVNITQGALTLNIGIGEILLLLAMVSAAFGNILAKNGTTKMDVANLTSYQMLVGAIGLLLIGIFSAGFFPFTFTIQAFMMLLYLALLSAVGFILWNNIMKYNKVGKVSVFLFLIPVFGVFLSSLLLQEPIHLFVLAGLVFVATGIIIVNRK